The Montipora capricornis isolate CH-2021 chromosome 6, ASM3666992v2, whole genome shotgun sequence genome has a window encoding:
- the LOC138050882 gene encoding uncharacterized protein — MSDAIVDLPEASATPSTVCKCKSACTTKRKENSNRGCPCKGRNVLCSNNCKCGTRDKPCRNRELQDNTSQPAQRRVRPRLDGFRLSSGGDVPSEEQQRIKENNDVKDFIATLDEGMVRKLAVRSLRRGVGSMDYIHTLLIMEDDLDAEGTNMVGEEDTTETALASATTTAVAEPSAGEVDPGPSGSAPLVEWCVCSLCRPMPQAIENKCCQQRNCITTSARFGKLCLDPDVLQLCIRNMGDIRNDREDNSTRAFRKAAYRQFILARHGHLGRGNRRVCPSCVVLKIRAQFPSLTGVYMGYREH, encoded by the exons ATGTCGGACGCCATTGTGGATTTGCCG GAAGCATCTGCTACTCCTTCAACGGTTTGTAAATGCAAAAGTGCGTGTACTACAAAGCGCAAGGAGAACAGCAACCGAGGATGCCCTTGCAAAGGAAGAAATGTGCTTTGCAGCAATAACTGCAAATGTGGAACAAGGGATAAACCTTGCAGAAACAGA GAGTTACAGGATAATACATCTCAACCCGCTCAAAGAAGAGTGCGACCTAGACTCGATGGGTTTCGTCTATCGAGTGGCGGCGATGTTCCAAGTGAAGAGCAACAACgcatcaaagaaaacaatgacgTGAAG GATTTTATTGCTACTCTTGATGAAGGGATGGTGAGGAAATTGGCTGTACGAAGTCTTCGCAGAGGAGTGGGGAGTATGGATTATATTCACACTCTCCTCATAATGGAGGATGACTTAGATGCAGAGGGCACAAACATGGTTGGGGAGGAAGACACCACCGAAACTGCACTTGCCAGCGCAACAACCACAGCAGTGGCTGAACCATCAGCTGGTGAAGTTGATCCTGGCCCGTCAGGGAGTGCCCCACTGGTCGAGTGGTGTGTATGTAGCCTGTGCAGGCCTATGCCACAAGCAATAGAAAATAAATGCTGCCAGCAAAGAAATTGCATAACAACATCTGCACGCTTTGGCAAATTATGTCTTGATCCTGATGTACTGCAACTGTGCATTCGTAATATGGGAGATATCAGGAATGATAGGGAGGACAACAGCACAAGAGCTTTCCGAAAAGCTGCTTATAGGCAATTTATATTGGCCAGACATGGGCACTTGGGGAGAGGGAACAGACGTGTGTGCCCTTCTTGTGTTGTGTTAAAAATAAGGGCACAGTTCCCATCACTCACTGGGGTTTATATGGGGTATAGGGAGCATTAA
- the LOC138050883 gene encoding uncharacterized protein, with amino-acid sequence MDLNFIESNSSDDESLMEDVGTLVEESDVEMPTEDIPCVEDRPDVSCVDDRPDVSCVDDRPDVPCVEDRPDVPCVEDRPECGPHRKLSRGEDLFKFRKEVKLARERKFICSLDLFLKLFEGSCKTPDCDKALQVKHHFVGTTLVVNTWCKDGHTFRFASSEELNGMFSNNLQAAAAILLSGNNFSKVSRMADFMGLSFLSSSTFYRMQRLYLFPAVEEWWSWMREELVKEFAGSEVVVGGDGQCDSPGFSAKNLCYFLMEITSSYILEIEVRDKRHVGLASTNMEKDTLKNALSRLKNVLNVVELATDASSSIKKLIANEFGEVFHSLDVWHKSKSIRKCLAKIGQAKSMSKIKAWSDAIIKHFWYCCCVCKQSESTSDEEALKVMKDKWIGLLHHVCDSHVWLSGKCDHEDQVHNPSLPWFDRRDNDYAELQKIILNPELLESFKYYVRFRHTGNIECANSLSLVYTPKRTPFSYRAYKVRKYLAAMDWNFHLGLASATNKSGSEITSRKYNQRTKQWDLRTVKALKTYEYIPLLIARILHSRLADNDIVTRNVSLNASDPRLLAPTIAANPPPSSNELLQRRSRFSLPSKDNDPEDTDNNTSPMEH; translated from the exons ATGGA TCTGAATTTCATTGAAAGCAATTCGTCTGATGATGAAAGTTTGATGGAAGATGTGGGCACTCTTGTGGAGGAATCTGATGTTGAGATGCCTACAGAAGATATTCCATGTGTGGAGGATAGACCAGATGTTTCATGTGTGGATGACAGACCAGATGTTTCATGTGTGGATGACAGACCAGATGTTCCATGTGTGGAGGACAGACCAGATGTTCCATGCGTGGAGGATAGACCAGAATGTGGGCCTCACCGCAAACTAAGCAGAGGTGAAGACCTCTTCAAGTTTCGTAAAGAGGTTAAACTTGCCAGAGAGAGAAAGTTTATCTGCTCCCTAGACCTTTTTCTAAAGTTGTTTGAGGGAAGTTGTAAGACACCTGACTGTGACAAAGCCCTACAGGTCAAACATCACTTTGTGGGAACAACACTTGTTGTAAATACATGGTGCAAGGATGGACACACCTTCAGGTTTGCCTCATCTGAGGAGTTAAATGGCATGTTTAGCAACAACTTACAGGCTGCAGCAGCAATCCTTCTGTCAGGCAACAATTTCAGCAAAGTCAGTCGAATGGCTGACTTCATGGGCCTGTCCTTTCTGTCATCTTCAACTTTCTATCGTATGCAGCGACTATATTTGTTTCCAGCAGTTGAGGAGTGGTGGTCCTGGATGCGTGAAGAGTTGGTGAAGGAGTTTGCTGGTTCTGAGGTAGTTGTGGGTGGAGATGGACAATGTGACTCTCCTGGGTTCAGTGCCAAGAACCTATGTTATTTCCTGATGGAAATAACCTCAAGTTACATCCTAGAAATTGAGGTGAGGGACAAGCGTCACGTGGGCCTTGCATCTACAAACATGGAAAAGGacactttgaaaaatgcattatcCAGGCTTAAAAATGTACTTAATGTCGTTGAGTTGGCAACTGATGCATCATCTTCCATTAAAAAGCTTATTG caaatGAGTTTGGGGAAGTCTTTCATAGCCTTGATGTTTGGCACAAGTCCAAGAGCATCAGGAAATGCTTGGCCAAG ATAGGACAAGCCAAGTCCATGAGTAAAATAAAAGCCTGGTCAGATGCTATCATCAAGCACTTCTGGTATTGCTGCTGTGTGTGTAAGCAGTCAGAATCCACATCTGATGAAGAGGCTTTAAAGGTGATGAAA GATAAGTGGATTGGCCTCCTACACCATGTGTGTGATTCACATGTCTGGTTGTCTGGGAAATGCGACCACGAAGACCAGGTCCATAACCCCAGTCTACCTTGGTTTGATAGGCGTGACAATGACTATGCAGAGTtgcaaaagataattttaaaccCGGAGTTACTTGAAAGTTTCAAATACTATGTGAGGTTCAG ACACACAGGCAACATCGAATGTGCCAACAGCCTGTCACTAGTGTACACACCAAAGAGAACACCCTTTAG TTACAGGGCTTACAAGGTTAGGAAGTACCTAGCAGCCATGGACTGGAACTTCCATCTAGGTCTTGCTTCAGCCACCAATAAGTCAGGCAGCGAGATCACCTCTCGGAAGTATAATCAACGGACCAAGCAGTGGGATTTGAGAACTGTCAAGGCTCTCAAGACCTATGAGTACATCCCACTCCTCATAGCTAGAATTTTACATAGCAGATTGGCAGATAATGATATTGTCACACGTAATGTGTCACTCAATGCAAGTGACCCTAGGCTTTTGGCACCCACTATTGCTGCTAACCCTCCCCCATCCTCAAATGAATTGTTGCAAAGGAGGAGTAGATTTAGTCTGCCCTCTAAGGATAATGATCCAGAGGACACAGACAACAACACTTCACCTATGGAGCATTAA